One segment of Strix aluco isolate bStrAlu1 chromosome 17, bStrAlu1.hap1, whole genome shotgun sequence DNA contains the following:
- the TFAP2C gene encoding transcription factor AP-2 gamma isoform X2, whose amino-acid sequence MALLGRIDWQDRHDGSSNGNPRLPHLSAVSQHLYSPAPPLSHSGASDFQPPYFPPPYQPLPYSQSSDPYSHLGDPFSINPLHQPPPPPPSQQQSAWPNRQSQDPAGLAPHGRPGLVPHLSALESGSAGGRRETYRRSELLLPHGHGLDASALADNLGLHDMAHQMEEVQNVEDQHLLMHDQTVIRKGPISLTKNSALSLPCQKDGLIGVVINPNEVFCSVPGRLSLLSSTSKYKVTVAEVQRRLSPPECLNASLLGGVLRRAKSKNGGRSLREKLDKIGLNLPAGRRKAANVTLLTSLVEGEAVHLARDFGYVCETEFPSKAVAEYLTRPHMGRNEMANRKNMLLAAKQICKEFTDLLTQDRTPLGNTRPSPILDPGIQGCLTHFSLITHGFGSAAICAAMTSVQNYLNEALKIADKTYMNAGDQSPAETNKTIDKMDKHRK is encoded by the exons ATGGCTCTGCTGGGGAGGATCGACTGGCAA GACCGGCACGATGGGAGCAGCAACGGGAACCCGCGGCTCCCCCACCTCTCGGCGGTCAGCCAGCACCTGTACAGCCCGGCTCCGCCGCTCTCCCACTCGGGCGCCTCCGACTTCCAGCCCCCCTACTTCCCCCCCCCGTACCAGCCGCTGCCTTACTCCCAGTCCAGCGACCCCTACTCCCACCTCGGGGACCCCTTCTCCATCAACCCGCTCcaccagccgccgccgccgccccccagccagcagcagagcgCCTGGCCCAACCGGCAGAGCCAGGACCCGGCCGGCCTCGCCCCCCACGGCCGCCCCGGCCTCGTCCCCCACCTCTCGGCGCTGGAGAGCGGCTCCGCCGGCGGCCGCAGGGAAACGTACCGCCGCTCcgagctcctcctgccccacgGCCACGGGCTGGACGCCTCCGCGCTGGCCGATAACCTGGGCCTGCACGACATGGCTCACCAGATGGAGGAGGTGCAG aaTGTGGAAGATCAACACTTATTAATGCATGACCAGACGGTCATTAGAAAAG GTCCTATTTCCTTAACGAAGAACAGTGCTCTGAGTCTCCCCTGCCAAAAGGATGGATTAATTGGAGTGGTCATAAACCCCAATGAAGTATTTTGTTCGGTTCCGGGGAGACTTTCCCTCCTCAGCTCCACGTCGAAATACAAAGTGACAGTAGCAGAGGTGCAGAGGCGGCTCTCGCCCCCCGAGTGTCTCAATGCCTCTTTGCTAGGAGGAGTACTCAGAAG AGCCAAATCTAAAAATGGTGGCAGATCATTAAGGGAAAAACTGGATAAAATTGGCTTGAATCTTCCTGCTGGTAGAAGGAAAGCTGCAAATGTGACGCTATTGACATCTTTGGTGGAAG GTGAAGCTGTACATCTTGCTCGTGACTTTGGTTATGTATGCGAGACAGAGTTTCCTTCCAAAGCAGTGGCTGAATATTTAACTCGACCACACATGGGCCGCAATGAAAtggcaaacaggaaaaatatgctTCTTGCTGCAAA GCAGATTTGTAAGGAATTCACAGACCTCCTCACTCAGGACAGAACTCCTCTTGGAAACACGAGACCTAGTCCCATCTTGGACCCTGGCATCCAGGGCTGTTTGACTCATTTTAGTCTGATCACACATGGCTTTGGGAGTGCTGCCATCTGCGCTGCCATGACATCCGTCCAGAACTACCTaaatgaagcattaaaaataGCAGACAAAACATACATGAACGCTGGCGACCAGAGCCCTGCAGAAACCAACAAAACCATTGATAAAATGGATAAGCACAGGAAGTAA
- the TFAP2C gene encoding transcription factor AP-2 gamma isoform X1, translating to MLWKLADNVKYEEDCEDRHDGSSNGNPRLPHLSAVSQHLYSPAPPLSHSGASDFQPPYFPPPYQPLPYSQSSDPYSHLGDPFSINPLHQPPPPPPSQQQSAWPNRQSQDPAGLAPHGRPGLVPHLSALESGSAGGRRETYRRSELLLPHGHGLDASALADNLGLHDMAHQMEEVQNVEDQHLLMHDQTVIRKGPISLTKNSALSLPCQKDGLIGVVINPNEVFCSVPGRLSLLSSTSKYKVTVAEVQRRLSPPECLNASLLGGVLRRAKSKNGGRSLREKLDKIGLNLPAGRRKAANVTLLTSLVEGEAVHLARDFGYVCETEFPSKAVAEYLTRPHMGRNEMANRKNMLLAAKQICKEFTDLLTQDRTPLGNTRPSPILDPGIQGCLTHFSLITHGFGSAAICAAMTSVQNYLNEALKIADKTYMNAGDQSPAETNKTIDKMDKHRK from the exons ATGTTGTGGAAACTAGCAGATAATGTCAAGTATGAAGAGGACTGCGAG GACCGGCACGATGGGAGCAGCAACGGGAACCCGCGGCTCCCCCACCTCTCGGCGGTCAGCCAGCACCTGTACAGCCCGGCTCCGCCGCTCTCCCACTCGGGCGCCTCCGACTTCCAGCCCCCCTACTTCCCCCCCCCGTACCAGCCGCTGCCTTACTCCCAGTCCAGCGACCCCTACTCCCACCTCGGGGACCCCTTCTCCATCAACCCGCTCcaccagccgccgccgccgccccccagccagcagcagagcgCCTGGCCCAACCGGCAGAGCCAGGACCCGGCCGGCCTCGCCCCCCACGGCCGCCCCGGCCTCGTCCCCCACCTCTCGGCGCTGGAGAGCGGCTCCGCCGGCGGCCGCAGGGAAACGTACCGCCGCTCcgagctcctcctgccccacgGCCACGGGCTGGACGCCTCCGCGCTGGCCGATAACCTGGGCCTGCACGACATGGCTCACCAGATGGAGGAGGTGCAG aaTGTGGAAGATCAACACTTATTAATGCATGACCAGACGGTCATTAGAAAAG GTCCTATTTCCTTAACGAAGAACAGTGCTCTGAGTCTCCCCTGCCAAAAGGATGGATTAATTGGAGTGGTCATAAACCCCAATGAAGTATTTTGTTCGGTTCCGGGGAGACTTTCCCTCCTCAGCTCCACGTCGAAATACAAAGTGACAGTAGCAGAGGTGCAGAGGCGGCTCTCGCCCCCCGAGTGTCTCAATGCCTCTTTGCTAGGAGGAGTACTCAGAAG AGCCAAATCTAAAAATGGTGGCAGATCATTAAGGGAAAAACTGGATAAAATTGGCTTGAATCTTCCTGCTGGTAGAAGGAAAGCTGCAAATGTGACGCTATTGACATCTTTGGTGGAAG GTGAAGCTGTACATCTTGCTCGTGACTTTGGTTATGTATGCGAGACAGAGTTTCCTTCCAAAGCAGTGGCTGAATATTTAACTCGACCACACATGGGCCGCAATGAAAtggcaaacaggaaaaatatgctTCTTGCTGCAAA GCAGATTTGTAAGGAATTCACAGACCTCCTCACTCAGGACAGAACTCCTCTTGGAAACACGAGACCTAGTCCCATCTTGGACCCTGGCATCCAGGGCTGTTTGACTCATTTTAGTCTGATCACACATGGCTTTGGGAGTGCTGCCATCTGCGCTGCCATGACATCCGTCCAGAACTACCTaaatgaagcattaaaaataGCAGACAAAACATACATGAACGCTGGCGACCAGAGCCCTGCAGAAACCAACAAAACCATTGATAAAATGGATAAGCACAGGAAGTAA